In the genome of Leishmania braziliensis MHOM/BR/75/M2904 contig, possible fusion of chromosomes 20 and 34, one region contains:
- a CDS encoding beta galactofuranosyl glycosyle transferase — protein MFLYHSGKKLLPSGGGVFRRVALMPFMFIFAVITILVLPGFLEQNTEATYPPSLTTTLAPTTTLQPTQAPSGPFDRYLDCLAARINVDRHTATESPFPNDNISIPYIVLPVTVEEPMMISLMCNLTVHIRRLVYVQNGSVPSMTDFLDAVMAAFKWTRRVRVMRKRSNFGYATALNMALRDFLQLPFDEAPFFFMANNDVLLPGDMMEKALPLFYSASREGRDVLNALEAEVATEPNEHTPQRFRDVPLRSTDARHALVTSRLLPDRIRYQSPEQRRTAFAGFYGDLYPDSLDQTAFWAVTRLALEVTGYFDENCYPAYHEDADMIQRLRLLGFKALRVSGWEETPMIHIVGGSQIAALKSLALPLSKEAQAFLKGSHAIIRRYFSARYASAKCRSVMWCNSTRAASNQQDGMPLDAFTIYQQRVCTIEQLEEQLIDRLIADPSISSPTAIQMLLNAEQDLGNVDRLLLDGTFYYRNGSTLRLLTDCAALLPSRPLFR, from the coding sequence ATGTTCCTCTACCATTCAGGCAAGAAGCTCTTGccgagcggcggcggtgtcttCCGTCGAGTTGCCCTGATGCCCTTCATGTTCATTTTCGCCGTCATTACCATCTTGGTTCTCCCAGGGTTCCTGGAGCAGAACACGGAAGCAACCTaccctccttccctcactACCACACTGGCGCCCACCACAACGCTTCAGCCCACCCAGGCGCCATCGGGTCCCTTTGACCGGTACCTCGACTGCCTCGCTGCTCGCATCAACGTTGACCGCCACACCGCGACGGagtcccccttccccaacGACAACATCAGTATCCCGTACATTGTCCTACCCGTCACAGTAGAGGAGCCCATGATGATATCGCTCATGTGCAACCTCACTGTGCACATTCGACGCCTTGTGTACGTGCAGAACGGCTCCGTGCCCAGCATGACCGACTTCCTGGACGCCGTCATGGCCGCCTTCAAGTGGACACGGCGCGTGCGAGTCATGCGCAAACGCAGCAACTTCGGCTACGCAACCGCACTTAACATGGCGTTACGCGACTTCCTGCAGCTCCCCTTCGATGAGGCACCGTTCTTTTTCATGGCGAACAAtgacgtgctgctgcccggcGACATGATGGAAaaagcgctgccgctcttctaCAGCGCATCCCGCGAAGGCCGCGACGTGCTGaacgcgctggaggcggaggtggcgacggAGCCAAACGAGCACACGCCACAGCGCTTCCGCGACGTTCCGCTGCGCTCTACAGACGCCCGCCATGCGTTGGTGACGTCACGCCTGCTGCCCGACCGCATCCGTTACCAATCACCGGAGCAGCGCCGTACCGCGTTCGCGGGATTCTACGGCGATCTTTACCCGGATAGTCTTGACCAAACAGCGTTCTGGGCGGTGACCCGACTTGCGCTGGAGGTGACAGGCTACTTCGATGAGAATTGTTACCCCGCTTACCATGAGGACGCGGACATGATTCAGCGTCTTCGCCTGCTTGGCTTCAAAGCGCTTCGGGTCTCAGGCTGGGAGGAGACACCGATGATACACATCGTGGGTGGATCGCAGATTGCAGCGCTGAAGAGCCTTGCGCTTCCGTTGAGCAAGGAGGCACAGGCCTTCCTGAAGGGATCCCACGCTATCATACGCCGATATTTTTCGGCGAGATACGCATCGGCGAAGTGTAGAAGCGTGATGTGGTGTAACTCCACGAGAGCTGCGTCAAACCAGCAGGATGGCATGCCGCTGGACGCCTTTACCATTTACCAACAGCGCGTCTGCACCATCGAGCAGCTGGAAGAGCAGCTGATCGACAGACTTATAGCTGACCCATCCATATCTTCCCCGACCGCCATTCAAATGCTGCTCAACGCTGAGCAGGATCTGGGGAACGTCGATCGTTTGCTACTCGACGGGACCTTCTACTACCGCAACGGATCCACCCTGCGCCTCCTGACGGACtgtgcggcactgctgcccaGCCGCCCACTTTTCAGGTAA